In the Nicotiana tabacum cultivar K326 chromosome 16, ASM71507v2, whole genome shotgun sequence genome, one interval contains:
- the LOC107791853 gene encoding putative glycosyltransferase STELLO1, giving the protein MLVQDREGSGPKSPKGPKPTRERSSIPLSVSSNAKNLDFSTWVSENLYKVLTFLFLISTIAIFFYLHSAAGDTTTLLCLQSTQTHSIKPEFPRIKWNDIPRISDKSTPYANFKSEKWIVVSVSDYPSEELKKLVRIKGWQVLAIGNSKTPKDWILKGTIYLSLEMQAKLGYRVVDYLPYDSYVRKSVGYLFAIQHGAKKILDVDDRGVVIDDDIGKHFDVELIGEGARQEVILQYSHDNPNRTVVNPYIHFGQRSVWPRGLPLENVGEIGHEEFYTEIFGGRQFIQQGISNGLPDVDSVFYFTRKSGLEAFDIRFDEHAPKVALPQGMMVPVNSFNTIFHSSAFWGLMLPVSVSTMASDVLRGYWAQRLLWEIGGYVVVYPPTIHRYDRIEGYPFSEEKDLHVNVGRLTKFLVAWRSGKHRLFEKILELSYAMAEEGFWTEQDVKFAAAWLQDLLAVGYMQPRLMSLELDRPRASIGHGDRKEFVPQKLPSVHLGVEEIGTVNYEIANLIKWRKNFGNVVLVIFCSGPVERTALEWRLLYGRIFKTVIILSNQKNVDLAVEKGNVDYIYRYAPKLFDRYSSAEGFLFLQDDTILNYWNLLQADKSKLWITNKLSKSWHSVSVAGNSDWFVKQADVIKKVVATMPVHLQVNFKESMKNDETLTLCSSEIFYIPRRFVSDFVDLVNLVGNLDMHHKVAVPMFFMAMDSPQNFDSVLNSMIYKKKSQGNLTTFYSAEAPAIHPWKVSSEQEFIKLIRVMAAGDPLLMELV; this is encoded by the exons ATGTTAGTCCAAGATCGTGAGGGTTCTGGTCCTAAATCACCAAAAGGACCAAAACCCACTAGGGAAAGATCATCAATTCCCTTATCAGTATCATCAAATGCCAAGAATCTTGATTTTTCTACATGGGTTTCTGAAAATCTTTATAAAGTTCTCACCTTTTTATTCTTAATCTCCACAATTGCCATTTTTTTCTACCTCCATAGTGCTGCTGGTGACACCACTACTCTCCTTTGTTTGCAGTCAACTCAAACTCACTCTATTAAACCTGAATTTCCCAGAATTAAGTGGAATGATATACCAAGAATCTCAGATAAGTCTACACCTTATGCAAATTTTAAATCTGAGAAATGGATTGTGGTTTCTGTTTCAGATTATCCATCAGAAGAGCTTAAAAAGCTGGTAAGGATCAAAGGGTGGCAGGTTCTTGCAATTGGGAATTCAAAAACTCCTAAAGATTGGATTTTGaaaggtacaatttatttgtcttTGGAAATGCAAGCTAAGTTAGGATATAGGGTTGTTGATTACTTGCCTTATGATTCTTATGTTAGAAAAAGTGTTGGTTATTTGTTTGCTATACAACATGGTGCTAAAAAGATTTTGGATGTCGATGATCGCGGTGTTGTGATTGATGATGATATTGGTAAACATTTTGATGTTGAATTGATTGGTGAGGGTGCTAGGCAAGAGGTGATTTTGCAGTATAGTCATGATAATCCTAATAGGACTGTGGTGAACCCTTATATCCATTTCGGGCAACGTTCCGTTTGGCCTAGAGGTTTGCCATTGGAAAATGTGGGTGAGATTGGACATGAGGAGTTTTACACTGAGATTTTTGGTGGAAGGCAGTTTATCCAGCAAGGGATCTCGAATGGTTTACCGGATGTGGATTCGGTGTTTTATTTTACTAGGAAGTCAGGGCTTGAAGCGTTTGATATTAGATTCGATGAGCATGCACCGAAAGTGGCGTTGCCCCAGGGTATGATGGTGCCAGTTAATTCGTTTAATACGATTTTTCATTCTTCTGCATTTTGGGGTTTGATGCTGCCAGTTTCTGTTAGTACAATGGCTTCTGATGTTTTAAGAGGATATTGGGCGCAGAGGCTATTATGGGAGATTGGTGGATATGTTGTAGTGTATCCTCCCACTATTCATCGGTATGATAGAATCGAGGGATATCCTTTTTCAGAAGAGAAAGATCTACACGTAAATGTTGGCCGTTTAACCAAGTTTTTGGTAGCGTGGAGATCAGGTAAACACAGGTTGTTTGAAAAGATATTGGAGTTAAGCTATGCAATGGCTGAAGAAGGCTTTTGGACCGAGCAAGATGTCAAGTTTGCCGCTGCATGGCTTCAAGATCTGCTTGCTGTTGGGTACATGCAACCTCGACTAATGTCTTTGGAGTTAGATCGGCCAAGGGCAAGTATAGGCCATGGTGACAGGAAGGAATTTGTACCTCAGAAGTTGCCATCTGTGCATCTTGGTGTAGAAGAGATAGGTACAGTGAATTATGAAATCGCCAATTTGATCAAATGGAGGAAGAATTTCGGCAATGTTGTGCTCGTAATCTTTTGTAGTGGACCTGTTGAACGTACTGCCTTAGAGTGGAGATTGCTTTATGGAAGGATATTTAAGACGGTTATCATATTGTCCAACCAGAAGAATGTAGATCTTGCCGTTGAAAAAGGAAATGTGGATTATATTTACAG GTATGCGCCAAAGTTATTTGATAGATACTCTAGTGCAGAAGGCTTTCTATTTCTTCAGGACGACACTATCCTTAATTACTGGAACTTACTTCAAGCTGACAAATCTAAGCTCTGGATAACAAACAAG TTATCCAAGTCGTGGCACTCTGTTTCAGTTGCTGGCAATTCAGACTGGTTTGTGAAGCAAGCAGACGTCATTAAGAAAGTGGTAGCAACAATGCCAGTACATTTGCAAGTCAATTTCAAAGAGTCGATGAAAAATGACGAGACCTTAACACTATGCAGTTCAGAGATATTCTACATCCCTCGACGTTTTGTATCCGACTTTGTCGACCTCGTTAATCTAGTGGGGAATCTAGACATGCATCATAAGGTTGCAGTGCCAATGTTTTTTATGGCGATGGATTCTCCGCAGAATTTTGATTCAGTGTTGAATTCAATGATTTACAAGAAGAAGTCTCAGGGTAATTTGACAACATTTTATTCAGCCGAAGCGCCTGCAATTCACCCGTGGAAAGTATCAAGTGAACAAGAGTTCATAAAGCTGATCAGAGTTATGGCAGCAGGTGATCCCCTATTAATGGAGTTGGTATAG